The DNA window AACCCGAAAATACGTTAATTTTGTTGTCTAATGGATATTCTATATTTAATGATCCTGTGCAGCGTTTCTTTGGCTGCAGTTTTCCTGGTCGTGTTTATAGTGTATGCCAGAAAAGGACAGTTTGAAGATGATGAATCTCCGGCTGTACGAATACTCTTCGACTCCGATGAGATCAAGGAAAAAGAAGAATCTGGCAACAAAGAAGGCGATGATGAAAAAGGAGAAAAGAAAAATTGAAGAAAAAAGTGAATAGTTGATATGGAAACACAAAAGTTTAGTTATGACAACAGTATTGTTCGGGCATTCCTCTATGCGACCGTTGGTTTCGGGATCATAGGATTTCTGTTCGGACTTACGGCGGCATTAATGCTTTTCTATCCTGAGCTTCCGGAATTCTTTTTTGGAACAGACGATACAACCATTAATAGTTTAGGTGGAAGTATTGAGGGATTGATTAATACTCATGGAGCGTTCGGATTCGGAAGAATCAGAATGTTGCACACAACCACTGTAATCTTTGCATTCGTGATGAATATCGTTTATGTGGGAGTTTACTACTCCTTACAGCGATTACTGAAAACAAGGATGTACAGTGATACATTGTCCTGGATCCATTTCTGGACATGGCAGATTATGATTCTTGTAACCTACGTTACGTTCTTTATGGGAATCAACACTTCTAAGGAATATGCGGAACACGAATGGCCGATTGATATTCTGATTACATTCTCTTGGGTGATTTTCGGAGCCAATATGTTCTTAACGATTGCTAAAAGAAGAGTAAGACACCTTTATGTAGCAATCTGGTTCTACATCGGTACATGGATCGCAGTAGCAATGCTGCACATCTTCAATAACCTTGAAGTACCTTTGTCTTTCACAGGATGGAAATCTTATTCAGCTTATGCAGGGGTAAAAGATGCCATCGTACAATGGTGGTATGGTCACAATGCGGTTGCATTCGTATTGACGACTCCGGTTCTTGGTTTAATGTATTATTTCTTACCAAAAGCGGCAGACAGACCGGTTTTCTCGTATAAACTGTCTATCATTCACTTCTGGTCATTAATTTTCGTTTATATCTGGGCTGGTCCTCACCACCTTCAGTATACCGCTTTACCGGCTTGGGCACAGGCGGTAGGTACAGGTTTCTCTATTATGCTTATTGCTCCGTCTTGGGGAGGTATGCTTAATGGTCTTCTTACATTAAGAGGAGCTTGGGATAAAGTAAGAGAAAATCCTATTCTTAAATTCTTTGTTGTAGCAGTAACGTGCTACGGTATGGCAACTTTTGAAGGACCACTTTTAGCAACAAAAAACATTAACAAAATCGGTCACTTTACAGACTGGGTTATTGGTCACGTACACTTAGGTGCATTAGGATGGAATGGTTTCATGGCATTCGGTGTTATCTATTACCTGATCCCTATCTTATGGAGAACGAAATTATATTCTACAAGATTAGCTAACTGGCATTTCTGGTTAGGGACATTAGGTATCATTTTCTATGCGGTGCCAATGTATATTTCAGGTTTCACTCAAGGGTTAATGTGGAAGCAGTTCAACCCGGACGGAACTCTAGTGTGGAAAAACTGGCTGGATACTGTAACAGCTATTATTCCTTACTTCAAAATGAGATTCGTAGGAGGATTATTTTATCTTTCGGGAGCAATCTTAATGGTGGTAAACTTAGTGGCTACTGTAAGAAAAGGATCATTCCAGAAAGATGTACCTGCTGAAGCACCTGCATTGGCAAACATCAGCGGAAAACGTAAAGAAGGAGAAGGAACTCACCTTTGGTTAGAGAGAACTCCTGTATTGTTAGGTATTTTATCTTTATTAACGATTTCAATCGGTAGTATGGTGGAAATTATCCCTACCCTCTCTCTTAAAAAGAGTGTGCCTACCATTTCGGCTGTAAAACCATATTCTCCACTGGAATTAGAAGGTAGAGATATTTATATCAGAGAAGGATGTAACGCTTGTCACTCTCAGATGGTAAGACCATTCAGAGATGAGATTGTAAGATTTAACGGTAAAAACGGGCAGTACTCTAAGGCAGGTGAATTCGTATACGACAGACCTTTCCTTTGGGGATCTAAGAGAACAGGACCGGATTTGCACAGAGAAGGGGGTAAAAACCCAAGTTCTTGGCATTACAAACATATGTATAACCCGAGATCAACTTCTGCAGGTTCTATCATGCCTCGTTACCCTTGGCTGATTGCAACAGATTTAGACAGATCTAAAATGGTTGACAAAATGAAGCTGATGAAGAGTGCTTTCGAAGTACCTTATACAAAAGCTGAAATAGATTCTGCCAACTCTTGGGCAAACAACCAGGCTTCAAAAATCGTAAGAGACATCATGTCTGAAGCACCGGATTTGAAAAAGGCATATGCACAAAAACCTAAAGGAGAACTGGAGAAAAAAGAAGTGGTAGCACTAATCTCCTATCTTCAAAGATTAGGAACGGACATTAAGACCACTGAAATCAAAACAGCAAGTAATAACTAATATATTAAAAGGTTCACATCATGATACCTCAGAATTTTAAAGACATCTTATCCAATACAGAAAATGCTGGTTTTTACCAGACTTTGGCTCTGATTTTCTTTATGCTGTTCTTCATCGCTCTGGTAATTTATGTTTTTAGCAAGCCTAAAAAATATTACAAGGAAGAAGAGGAAGCACCTCTGCAGGATGACAATGATGACGATTTTAATTTAAAAAATTAAACTACTTATTATGAAACAAAGAACACCGGTTGTTATAAACATTGTAATAATAATTGGACTTTTAATAGTTTTTTATTATCTTTTTGTACAAAGCTACGATTTCCTTACTTCTCCTTATTTCTGGGGAACCGTAATTATCGGAGGTATTTTAGCTTATATCCACAGTGCAATCGGAGATTTAATTGAGAATAATAAATTCAAAAAACTATCTCCTGAAGAAAAGGCAGCTTATTTGGCTGAAAAGAAAGTACCTTACTTTACAAGATTATATAATGCAGCATTCAAAAAGCAATCTGCAGCAGAAGAAAAGGATATCCTTATCGACCATGGTTTCGACGGAATCATGGAGTTGGATAACCAATTGCCAAAATGGTGGGTAGGTTTATTCTATTTTGGGACTGCTTTTTGTATTGTATATGTTGCAGCATTCTCTTTCACAGATTTCGCACATCCATTGAGCGAATATGAAAAAGAATACAAAGAACAATTAGCAGCAATTGAGAAATACAACAGTGAGCAGCCTCCTGTAACAATAGAAACAGCTAAATATTCGGCTGATAATATTGCAGAAGGAAAAGAATTGTTCAAAACAAACTGTGCATCTTGTCATAAGGAAGACGGTGGCGGAGGTATTGGTCCAAACCTTACTGATAACTACTGGATCAATCAGCCAGAGAAAACGTTATTCAAAAATGTTTTCCACATGGACTGGAATGGTTCTCCTAACAATCCTGCGATGAGAGCATTTGGTAAAAACGGAGAGGTTTCGGGTGCTGAAATTGAAAAGATTGCAGCGTATGTATATCACATCAACCAGGAATTACCTCCGGTAACACAGGCTCAGGGTGGGGCAGCTCCTCAGGGAACAGAAGCACATTGGGAAAAAGAATAATTTAACTTAAATAAATTAAAACGTATGAAAAACATAGTTTGTTATTAAATAAAAATAGTAACGAATTATGTTTTTCTTTTTTTAAAAACTATCATACATGTCAGATATAGAAGAAACAGAAGTACGCGGCGGACAGGGACAAGTTCTGGACCCTGAAACTTACAGAGATTCTATCGGGACAATGGAACAATCCGGTAAGAGGAAGTGGGTATTTCCCAGAAAACCAAAAGGAAAATATACCAACTACCGAAACATTGTAAGTTATGTTTTACTGCTCATTTATTTTGCAGTGCCATTTATTAAAATTAATGGTAATCCTCTTATTTTATTTAATGTAATTGACAGGGAGTTCTTTATTTTCGGACAGCCCTTTTATCCTCAGGATTTTTTCATCCTTACGCTTGGAGCAATTACTTCGTTAATATTCATCATTATTTTTACGATGGCTTTCGGAAGAATTTTCTGCGGATGGATCTGTCCTCAGACAATTTTTTTAGAATTTATTTTCCGTAAAATAGATTATCTTATCGAAGGAGACAGGAACAAGCAGATGAAGCTGGACAGACAGGAATGGAACACCGAAAAGATCTGGAAAAGAAGCCTTAAATGGACGATCTTCCTTGTTATTTCCTTAATCATTACTCATTTCATGTTCATGTATATTGTCGGATATGAAGAAGTATTCAGAATTGTTTCTGAAGGACCTTTTGCCAACCCTACCAACTTTATCGTTATGATCCTTTTAACCGCAGCATTTTATTTTGTGTTTGCATGGTTCAGAGAACAGGTCTGTACATTGGTTTGTCCTTACGGAAGGTTACAGGGCGTTTTGATTGATAAAGATACCGTTAATGTTTTCTACGATTTTAAAAGAGGTGAAAACAGAGCGAAATGGAGAAAAGGAGAAGATAGAAAAGCAGCTGGAAAAGGTGATTGTATAGACTGTCATCAATGTGTGGTGGTTTGTCCTACCGGAATAGACATCAGAGACGGACAACAGCTGGAATGTGTAAACTGTACAGCCTGTATAGATGCCTGCGATGAAGTTATGGAAAAAGTAGGTCTTCCGAAAGGACTGATAAGATATGCCACCGAGAACGAAATCGAAAAGCAGACCGAGTTTAAATTTACGGGAAGAATGAAAGGTTTTGCAGTCGTTCTTTTACTGCTTACAGGATTTTTAGGTTATCTTCTTACCAGCAGAGCTGAAATGGAAGCTAAATTCATTAAACCGGCAGGAAGTACGTTCTTCGTGAGAGACGGAAAAATTACCAATACTTACAATTATACATTTTTAAATAAAACCAACGAGAAAAAAGTTGTAACCATTAAAGTAATTGAGCCGAAACATGGAGAGGTGATCTACAGTGCATCAAGCAAGATTCCGGTAGACAGAGATAAAATTACCAAAGGAACCATCAACATCAGCTTCCCGGAAAATGAAATGACGCTTTCCAAGCAGAACATCACGATCGGGGTTTATGATATGAAGGGGAAACTGGTAGATTCATACAAAACATATTTTGAAGGACCATTCAAATTACAATTTTAATTTTTAGAAATGAAAAACTTTAATTGGGGACACGGTGTAATTATCGCTTTAGCATCTTTTATGATCTTTATATTATCCATGATGTTCCTTTTTCCAAACGGTCAGAAGAACTCTGAAATGGTAACCGATAATTACTATGAAGAAGAACTGAAATATCAGGACGTAATTGATGCCAAGAAAAGAGCAGACGAACTGAAGGAAAAACCTGTTTACAGCCAAAATACTTCAGGAATTAAGATTACTTTTCCGAAAGACTACAATAATTCTAATACCAAAGTGAAATTTGTACTGAACAGAACCGACGATCAGAATCTGGACGTTCATAAAACGGTACAGTTGGATGCCAATCAGTCTTTTTTAATTCCTGCACAGGTTCTGAAATTGGGGAACTATACCCTTCGTTTGAGCTGGACAAAAGATAAAACAGACTACAGAATGGATTATGATGTGATATGGAAATAGCACTTATAATATCGGCAATCGGGTTGGGTTTTGCATCTGGATTCCACTGTATCGGAATGTGCGGACCTATTGCATTGTCGATGGGACTAACAAAAAAACAGGCTACCAATTTCTATCTTCAGAATCTCACGTACCAATTCGGCAGGATTTTCACCTATTCCCTTTTGGGAGCAATTCTTGGAATTATTGGCGAAGGCTTTGAAATGGCGGGTTTTCAGAGATATCTTACGATTGCTGTGGGAATTCTTCTTATTGTAATGGCTGTTTTTTCATTCGGAGGAAAAGATTTTGCTTCTAAAGTTCCGTTTTTTTCAAAATTTTTATTCAAAGTAAAATCCAATTTGGGAAGACTGCTTCAAAAGGCAGATTACCGTTCAAGATTTACTACAGGTCTTCTGAATGGCTTTTTACCCTGCGGAATGGTTTATATGGCTTTAACGGCAAGCTTAGCAAGCGGAGGAATATGGCAGGGCGCTTTATATATGGCTTTATTTGGTTTGGGAACACTTCCGTTTATGTTTGCGGTAGTTTTGGTCGGAAATCTCATGAATCAGGCTTTCAGGGTGAAAGTTTTAAAAGTAATCCCTATTGTCATGATTATCCTTGGCGGACTTTTTATTGTCCGGGGTATGGAACTGGGAATTCCCTACATTTCTCCGAAAGCAGAAGCGATGACCATTTCAAAAGATAATCAGGGAGACTGTCATTTGCCGGGAGATCACAGCACTCACGATCATAGTAAAGCAAATTGTCATTAGTAAAAAATAAAAAAAGGAAACCTATTGAGATTTCCTTTTTTAGTATTTAACCTAAGTTCGGTCTTTGTTAGATTGGGTTACTGCAACTTAAATTACACATCTTGCCCTACATGTTATATACGTTCTTACAACTAAATTTTTATGAATTTCACTTGATACTTCTCTTCATTTTTAATTTTAATAACTATATAATAACTTCCTGATGTTAGACTTTGAATATTTATTTTTTTTTCAAATTCTGATTGCCCCATCTTTATTATTTTTCCGCTGTTATCATATATCAAAAAGTCAAAAGAATTTAACGATTTTTTTAGATTACTTACTTTGATAAATTCTGATGCAGGATTAGGATATGCAATAAAAGCATTATCATTATTAGGTACAATATTTTCCACTCCAAGAAATTCATTACTGAACTTCGTTAAAAATGATTTTTTCCCATATGTCACACTGTCCCCACTATATGCCAAAACAAATGAATTATAGTCTAATATAAACAATTTGGGAATATAATCAGCTCTTATCGATGTATTAGGAGGAGTAGTATTAAATACTTGAAATCCTGAACTAGATGAATAGTCCAAATTTCCATTAGAATCTAATTTTACAAAAAAAAGTTTTTTGTTATATTGTGGTCCAAAAAAATTGCTAACATTCCCTGCAATCAATATTTTTGAATTCGATAATTTTTTTATATGTTTTAATTCTATATTTGGGGCATCTGTAAAAGAATATTTGGCTGTATTTCCATTATTTGCGAAACTAGATACATATGACCCACTGTCTAAATAAATCTTTGACAAAAAGAAGCTACTATTACTTTGATTTAAAACTAGTATAGAATTATTTATGTAATCAAATTCTAAATTGGAAAAACCTATACTTAAATTACTGTCAACTATACTGATAGAGCCATTGTTTCCAAAAGAAGAATCTATTGTTCCATTTGACAGTCTTCTTTCTAAATAAGTTGAATTTAAATTAGAAATAGAATTGCTTTTACTACCTGCCAATATAAATTTTCCATCATTTTGAAGATATACTCTATTTAAATTGGGGTCAGTACTTAAAGAATTAGTTTGTAAAATTCCATTAGTTCCAAAACTAGAATCCAATAAACCATCAGATTTAATTTTTAGAAGGTTTTTATTGTTATACGATTTAACATAGAAATAGCTGTTACCTAAATTATCAACGTCTAAATCTAAAGCATAATCTTCATTGCCAAAATCAAATGTTTTGAATCCGTTTGTTCCAAAAGTAGTGTCTAAAGTTCCATCAATATTAAGTCGAGTGATAAAAACGTCCATATTGGAATATGTCGGATTAGCATTTACTCTTCCTACAATAATTAATTTATTATTTTGTAATAGCATTTTATATGGAAGTAAAGATTTATTAACTCCCATGCTTATTACTTTTGTTCCAAATACATTATCTAAAGCACCATTCTGATTTACTTTCCGAATATTGATATTATAATCTCCATAGGTACAAGTTATAAATTGCCCGTCAGACAACATAACGACATCTGATACATCGTTATAGGCATAATATGTTGAATAACCTCCATTTCCAAATGTGGTATCAAGGGAAATACTTTGTGAATTAAAAAAATAAGTAAATAATAAAAAGATTAAAATGATATTTTTTTTCATTAATTTGGGTTATGCTTAAGTTAATTGTTAAACTATATGCTAATTTTTTTGAAATGGTAGATAAATTATTTTGTAAACAGCTCGTATGAGTAATCCTTTGATTCCGAAGGACTCATCTTTTTAATATCTTTTCTTTTAATTAATGCATTCAATTCAGAAGCTTTGATTATTTTCTTCTTATTGACCGAGACTTTATCGTCTGGAGAAGTAATAAGCAGCCATCCTGTATTGCTCATGATATAATACTTCTGATCTATTGTAAAAAAAACATTCTCATTATTGCTTCCTGCCAATGCAAGTTTATGATAAAAACTACGATTATTTTTAACAGATTCGAATCCTGCTAAAACAGATTCATATGTAAGGTCTTTGTTCAATTTCATTTCAGAAAAAGAATTCTTCATTGATTTTCCGGATGCTATCTCAAGTCCGAAATAATAAATACATCGTACATTTCCTAAATTTGCCCAATTTTCCTTCTGAGTAAAGGAAAAATAGCCATTGTGTTCAACTCTGATCTTAAAATGTATTCCTCCTTTCTCAGAATAATTTACTTTTCCGCTAAAGTAACCTTTAGAATCCGTAGTCGATACAAGCTTTCCTTTTTCATCATAAAGCTTCGCATTTTCTAGCGGGGTAAGGCTATCAGAATCTATTACGATACCTGCTATTTCTATAAATTTTGATTCAGTAAAACGATGTTTAAATCCTGAACTCTTTGCCAATGAAAATAAAACAAGACAGAAAAGTAAAATACTTTCAGAAATTTTCTTCATTAATCTATTATAAAAAAATTAAAAAAAAGCCCTCAGTGAGAGGGCATTACTATTATTAATTGATAACATCAAATCTCGCATATTCCGCTATCTTCTTCGGAAGTTTAATTCCTTCTGCGGTCTGGTTATTTTCCAGTAAAGCAGCCATAATTCTTGGCAATGCCATTGCAGAACCATTCAGGGTATGCACCAACTGAGATTTTCCGTCTGCTTTATAACGGCATTTCAGTCTGTTTGCCTGAAAAGTTTCAAAATTGGAAACAGAACTTACCTCAAGCCATTTTTCCTGAGCTGCGCTCCATACTTCGAAATCATACGTCATGGCAGAAGCAAAACCTGTGTCTCCTCCGCAAAGTCTTAAAACACGGTATGGTAATTCAAGATCACTTAAAATTTCTTTAATGTGTTCTACCATTTCTTCCAATACGGCATAAGAATTTTCCGGTTTTTCAATTCTTACGATCTCTACTTTTTCAAACTGGTGAAGACGGTTCAAACCTCTTACATGCGCTCCGTAACTTCCTGCTTCTCTTCTGTAGCATTGAGAAAATGCTGTATTTTTTATCGGTAGATCTTTTTCTTCAAACAATACATCGCGATAGAGATTCGTTACCGGAACTTCTGCGGTAGGAATCAGATATAAATCATCTGCCTGAATGTAATACATCTGCCCTTCTTTATCCGGCAACTGTCCTGTTCCGTATCCTGAAGCTTCGTTTACAACGTGAGGAGGATTTACTTCCATATATCCTTTCTCAACATTTTTATCTAAAAAATACTGAACCAAAGCTCTCTGCAATCGTGCCCCTTTTCCTAAATATACCGGAAAACCTGCTCCAGCAATCTTTACACCCAATTCAAAATCAATAAGGTTATATTTCTTTGCCAGTTCCCAGTGAGGAATTGCTCCTTCTCCAAGACCTTCCACATCGTGAGACTGATAAATAATTTCGTTATCATCCGCAGAAGCACCATTTTTCACCTTTTCATTCGGAATGTTAGGTAATTGGTATAAGATATCCAGTAATGCTTTTTCTTTTACATCTAACTGAGCTTTCAATTCCGACGTCGACTCTTTGTACTGTGCTGTTTTAGATTTTGCGGATTCTGCTTCTTCTTTTTTTCCTTCTTTCATTAAAAGTCCGATTTCTTTGGAGATTTTATTGATTTCGGAAAGTTGGGAATCCAATTCAAACTGAATTTTTTTTCTTTCTTCGTCGGTAGCAATAGCCTCGTCTACCAACTCAAGATTCTTGAATTGTCTTTTCTTAAGACCTTCTAAAACGCGCTCTTTATTGTCGCGCAAAAAATTGACTTGTAACATTTTATTTAGATGTTAGTTATTAGAATGTTGAACATTAAATGTCAACAGTTTTGCAAATGTATAAATTATTATTTTACGATTGTAACAACATTCGGGGAACCCGGTGTTTTAGTAAACCTTAAAGTATCGTTATAATAAACTTTCGAGACCTCAAAAACCGAAGGGGTCATGTGATATTGAATTCTGAGGGTTTCATTAATGGTATCAAGAATTGTACTGTTAAGTCTCTTCACCAATGAAACCGTAATTACCGACTGATAGGTTTTGTTGTTCGGATCCAGCGTATCCAGTCCTACTCTTTTGGCTCCTGCAATATATTCAATAAAAAGAGTGGAATCTGCAGTAGCACGCAAAGTACTGCTTATAGGCGAAACATCTTTTGTTCCGTTTACATCATTTAACGAATAGGTAAAATAGGTCTGGTTTTTTTTAGCATGAAAAAGATCGCGTCCCGCTCCGTTTTTCATATAAACATTCAAAATCTGATCGATTTTCTGCAAATCTTCATCATCCGTTCTGCAGCTCAGAAAGGCACAAAAAATCACCAGAAATCCAAAAACAATATTCCTCATTTCCAACAAAGATAAAACTTATTTTTATTTGAGAGTTCTATTTTTCTTCAGGACTTTATTTAAAAGTAAATTAATTTCTGCTTTAGAAAGAATGAAATCCTGAAAACGAAATTTCGTCATCTGATAAAATCTCCAAAACAGAATGCCGGAAGAAATGCAGTATGATACAGAGGTAATAATACATGCACCGCGAATTCCCCATCTAGGAATGATGTAAAATGAAGATATTATTGTAAAAATAAGTCCTATTAAAGATTTTACATTTAAGATTCTTAATTTGTTAATCCCTGCAAAATAGTAACCAATAATATTACTTACCGCGATTGCCAGAATTCCGGGAGAAAGAAAAAGAATAATCTCTTTGGTTTTACTAAAATCTCTTCCGAAAATCATGGAATATATCTGCCCCGGAATGAGCAGCATTATGGTTATAAAAACCAATGTAATTAAAAAACTGATTCTTAACGAAACTTTTGTCTTTTCGATAGCGTCGTTGGAGTTTTTATTGTTCACGACATCTGAATAAAGTATAACGGAAAGGCTTCGGCTAACCGTCCAAATTGCTTCTGAAAAAGCGATACCTACCGAAAAAATCCCCACACTTACAATTCCTTTAAAATATTCAAGAAAATAAAATGATAGCCTGTTATTTAAAAACTGTAAGAAAGCACTCAGCTGAGTCTTCCATCCATAATCCAATAATTTCCCGCCAACTTTTCCGGAGAATGAAATTCGTCTCATATTACAATGTCTAAAAATCTGTAAGCCGCTCGCTATAAACAGAACTCCCAAACTGGCTATTTGTGCTACAAAATAAACCGTTACAGAATTTACTTTAACAAGATAAACAATAATTAAAATAAAAATAATATGAACAATTTGCTGTAAAGCTGTATATAAATTGAACATTTTAATATTCTGCTGACCAACAAATAAATTGACGTTCGCCGCTAACAAGGATGATGAGACAGAAAGCCCGATAAGATATATTAAATATTCTGAGGCATGATTAAAACTAAAAATGAGCGGTATTAAAATCCCCATTAAAACAGCCCAAATGTAGGCAAAAGGTAAAATAGCTTCTGTCCTATATCTTTTGGCAAAATAGCTCATGCTGCTTCCCACAAAAACATTAGCAAAAAAACTGATCAGGGTAAGATCCGCAATCACCAGTGAAATAATCCCTTTGCCTTCACTTCCCCATTTATTTGTAGAATAAATCACAAGTCCGAAATTTAATATCAGAATTAAAAATCGGGAAAGAAAGGTCTTAACAATAGTATTTTGCTTCATCTTATTTCGTTGGATTATTGATGAAGTTTAAGAATGAATTTTTAATAATATCCCAGTTGTATTTTTTTTCATAAATCCATCTCGCATTTTTCGCATGAAGCGAATATAATTCAGGATTTTGAATATAGGTAAGAATATTATTTGCAATACCTTCAGAATCTTTGGGATTTACCAGAAAACCAACTTTCGAAATATCAAGATGTTGACGTATTGCTTTAAGATCTGTATAAATCACAGGCTTTCCGGAAGCCATGTAATAAAATATTTTAATCGGCAGACAATGATGATTTTCATAATTCATAGTCCTAAGATCAAAACAAATATCGGCTTCAGAATAGGCTTTGGAAAAAGCGTTGAATGAGGCAGACTTTTCAATTGTAATATGACTAAACTGATATTTATTAAGCTGATCAGAAAAGTACTGTTCATCTTTTTTTTTTCTTGAAGCGCCAATTAAAAGAATTGAGATCTTGAGCTCAGGCTTTTTCTTTCTTAAACAATCCACAGCAGCAAAAAAATTTCCGATTCCTTTTTCTTCTGAAAACTGACCTGTATAACAAAGGCAGATTTTATTTTCTTCAAGTTTTTTAATATTCTGATGAATGTAACTGTCATCAGGATAATAAGGCAGGGTTATTAACTTTTTAAAAGGAAAAAAATAAGCCAGCGGAAATTTTTTGGTATTTTCACCAAAAATAAAATGAGTACTCACAAATCCTGCATATAACTGAAACAGAAAGAATTTAAGAGCATGAATGACATTTAAAGGAAAAGAAAAATTTTCTACCATTCTCATCGATGGGTACCATTCCGTAATATCATATACAATACTGATTTTTTTCTGTTTTTTAACCTTTCCGGCTGCAATCACCGCCAACGGCTCAGAACAAATAATACAATCGGGCTGAAAAGCATTGCATATCCTTTCGAAAGTTTTGATTTTTTCATCTCTGCTTTTTCCCAAGATCGAAAAAGACTCTATTTCAACGCCATCGACATTACCCTTGAATTCTGAAGAAAGACTGCAAATTTTAACAACATTTCCGGCATCCCGCAATGTCTTTGCTTGATGGTGGAATATTCTGTCATCGTCATATCGGTGAACAGTGGTTAAAAAAAGTATTTTCTGCATCCTCTTCGATCAGATTATAAAAGTTTTCAAATATACACAAAGCAAAAAAAGTGGAACTCTTCCACTTTCTATTTTATTAATGCCTTATTAGCTTTATTTAATTCCTGC is part of the Chryseobacterium indicum genome and encodes:
- a CDS encoding T9SS type A sorting domain-containing protein yields the protein MKKNIILIFLLFTYFFNSQSISLDTTFGNGGYSTYYAYNDVSDVVMLSDGQFITCTYGDYNINIRKVNQNGALDNVFGTKVISMGVNKSLLPYKMLLQNNKLIIVGRVNANPTYSNMDVFITRLNIDGTLDTTFGTNGFKTFDFGNEDYALDLDVDNLGNSYFYVKSYNNKNLLKIKSDGLLDSSFGTNGILQTNSLSTDPNLNRVYLQNDGKFILAGSKSNSISNLNSTYLERRLSNGTIDSSFGNNGSISIVDSNLSIGFSNLEFDYINNSILVLNQSNSSFFLSKIYLDSGSYVSSFANNGNTAKYSFTDAPNIELKHIKKLSNSKILIAGNVSNFFGPQYNKKLFFVKLDSNGNLDYSSSSGFQVFNTTPPNTSIRADYIPKLFILDYNSFVLAYSGDSVTYGKKSFLTKFSNEFLGVENIVPNNDNAFIAYPNPASEFIKVSNLKKSLNSFDFLIYDNSGKIIKMGQSEFEKKINIQSLTSGSYYIVIKIKNEEKYQVKFIKI
- a CDS encoding carboxypeptidase-like regulatory domain-containing protein → MKKISESILLFCLVLFSLAKSSGFKHRFTESKFIEIAGIVIDSDSLTPLENAKLYDEKGKLVSTTDSKGYFSGKVNYSEKGGIHFKIRVEHNGYFSFTQKENWANLGNVRCIYYFGLEIASGKSMKNSFSEMKLNKDLTYESVLAGFESVKNNRSFYHKLALAGSNNENVFFTIDQKYYIMSNTGWLLITSPDDKVSVNKKKIIKASELNALIKRKDIKKMSPSESKDYSYELFTK
- the serS gene encoding serine--tRNA ligase — protein: MLQVNFLRDNKERVLEGLKKRQFKNLELVDEAIATDEERKKIQFELDSQLSEINKISKEIGLLMKEGKKEEAESAKSKTAQYKESTSELKAQLDVKEKALLDILYQLPNIPNEKVKNGASADDNEIIYQSHDVEGLGEGAIPHWELAKKYNLIDFELGVKIAGAGFPVYLGKGARLQRALVQYFLDKNVEKGYMEVNPPHVVNEASGYGTGQLPDKEGQMYYIQADDLYLIPTAEVPVTNLYRDVLFEEKDLPIKNTAFSQCYRREAGSYGAHVRGLNRLHQFEKVEIVRIEKPENSYAVLEEMVEHIKEILSDLELPYRVLRLCGGDTGFASAMTYDFEVWSAAQEKWLEVSSVSNFETFQANRLKCRYKADGKSQLVHTLNGSAMALPRIMAALLENNQTAEGIKLPKKIAEYARFDVIN
- a CDS encoding polysaccharide biosynthesis C-terminal domain-containing protein — encoded protein: MIYSTNKWGSEGKGIISLVIADLTLISFFANVFVGSSMSYFAKRYRTEAILPFAYIWAVLMGILIPLIFSFNHASEYLIYLIGLSVSSSLLAANVNLFVGQQNIKMFNLYTALQQIVHIIFILIIVYLVKVNSVTVYFVAQIASLGVLFIASGLQIFRHCNMRRISFSGKVGGKLLDYGWKTQLSAFLQFLNNRLSFYFLEYFKGIVSVGIFSVGIAFSEAIWTVSRSLSVILYSDVVNNKNSNDAIEKTKVSLRISFLITLVFITIMLLIPGQIYSMIFGRDFSKTKEIILFLSPGILAIAVSNIIGYYFAGINKLRILNVKSLIGLIFTIISSFYIIPRWGIRGACIITSVSYCISSGILFWRFYQMTKFRFQDFILSKAEINLLLNKVLKKNRTLK
- a CDS encoding glycosyltransferase, coding for MQKILFLTTVHRYDDDRIFHHQAKTLRDAGNVVKICSLSSEFKGNVDGVEIESFSILGKSRDEKIKTFERICNAFQPDCIICSEPLAVIAAGKVKKQKKISIVYDITEWYPSMRMVENFSFPLNVIHALKFFLFQLYAGFVSTHFIFGENTKKFPLAYFFPFKKLITLPYYPDDSYIHQNIKKLEENKICLCYTGQFSEEKGIGNFFAAVDCLRKKKPELKISILLIGASRKKKDEQYFSDQLNKYQFSHITIEKSASFNAFSKAYSEADICFDLRTMNYENHHCLPIKIFYYMASGKPVIYTDLKAIRQHLDISKVGFLVNPKDSEGIANNILTYIQNPELYSLHAKNARWIYEKKYNWDIIKNSFLNFINNPTK